Proteins encoded within one genomic window of Lysinibacillus louembei:
- a CDS encoding PriCT-2 domain-containing protein: MYDFLDCLYPSDIKYKGSFLLFNIDTKMSTFIDVHDKESIVDYIQAEAAKGYTVQINLALQLEKEAKLKKVGEENTKHEIVTALYKKYIHQGYSYQAAQAERALRSIEQKERELGINLNKKKAELQKGLVSYDTMRQKLNAYSNHDFHGYFKADIEVLTQNILKRVKGTVETVSEVFGLWLDIDVNIEGYHNEQHHQYFDSFQQATNFMMSLPLKPTIIVNSGGGLHVYYKFNEVLRLETIEERKEINLIYRLFSEYVNQEANKIGKKIDKSNVLKMMRVPFTYNLKNKDKPKLVTIEYFKDANQLKYEDVKGFLKEAIEMEQRKIAHGKQQSRYPSDKKADGNLIYERCNWVRHKVDNQHECSYEEWNLLLMLCANIKDGFDKAHEWSRDDARYNSLEVTRKYQTLVEQKMKPFLCNKVNSSSLCKGCDLFNQGKSPIRLGYDDKYKR, from the coding sequence GTGTATGATTTTTTAGATTGTTTATATCCTAGTGATATTAAATATAAAGGTAGCTTTCTATTGTTTAATATAGATACAAAAATGAGTACGTTTATTGATGTACATGATAAAGAGAGTATAGTGGATTACATTCAAGCAGAGGCGGCTAAAGGGTATACAGTTCAAATCAATTTAGCCTTGCAATTAGAAAAGGAAGCAAAACTAAAAAAGGTAGGAGAGGAGAACACCAAGCATGAAATAGTAACAGCACTTTATAAAAAGTACATCCATCAAGGGTATAGCTATCAAGCCGCACAAGCGGAACGAGCGTTGCGTAGCATTGAACAAAAGGAAAGAGAGTTAGGTATCAATTTAAATAAGAAGAAAGCTGAATTACAAAAGGGTTTAGTTAGCTATGATACCATGCGTCAAAAGTTAAATGCGTATAGTAATCACGATTTTCATGGCTATTTTAAAGCTGATATTGAGGTGCTTACTCAAAATATTTTAAAGCGTGTGAAAGGTACTGTGGAAACCGTTAGCGAGGTATTTGGGTTATGGCTAGATATTGATGTCAATATAGAGGGGTATCATAACGAGCAGCATCATCAATATTTTGATAGCTTCCAGCAAGCGACTAACTTTATGATGTCTTTACCTCTTAAGCCAACGATAATCGTAAATAGCGGAGGCGGTTTACATGTGTACTACAAATTTAATGAGGTATTAAGGCTTGAAACAATTGAGGAACGTAAGGAAATCAATTTGATTTATAGGCTATTTAGCGAGTATGTCAATCAAGAGGCTAACAAGATTGGTAAGAAAATTGATAAGTCCAATGTGTTAAAAATGATGCGTGTGCCATTTACTTACAACCTTAAAAATAAGGATAAACCGAAGCTAGTTACGATTGAGTATTTTAAGGATGCCAATCAATTAAAATATGAGGATGTAAAAGGATTTTTGAAAGAAGCAATTGAAATGGAACAGCGCAAGATAGCGCATGGCAAGCAACAAAGCCGCTATCCATCTGATAAAAAAGCTGACGGTAATTTAATTTATGAACGCTGTAATTGGGTACGTCACAAGGTAGATAACCAGCATGAATGTAGTTATGAGGAATGGAATCTATTGTTGATGTTGTGCGCCAATATAAAGGATGGTTTTGATAAGGCGCATGAGTGGAGTAGGGATGATGCTAGGTATAACTCGCTTGAAGTTACAAGAAAATACCAAACACTCGTAGAACAAAAAATGAAGCCATTCCTTTGTAATAAAGTAAATAGCAGCAGCTTATGTAAAGGTTGTGATTTATTTAATCAAGGTAAATCACCTATTCGGTTAGGTTATGATGATAAGTATAAAAGATGA
- a CDS encoding DNA primase family protein — protein MNGLYDLKTNELKPHTPAFLSKNQIPYNYSEQYDEQSMEILMNILHTIVEEDSIPVLLEYIGMCMTVGILHQQFVILYGEGGNGKSTLLSLITNLLGAANVSNVSLEDLSNDKSFTLGLLEGKLANIGGELGKNGMVDMKNLKLLTGEDKVRMEKKFKDSEFKSSYAKLIFSCNFIPPFNESGEAIKRRLRIVNCPYKVAEKAVYNSEEIAMYVADEKVIQCLIHLSVKAYSHVINHTKQLTVTPTMERLIEEYLNSLKVVKKFMMENVTLLDYEMRHGKHELMMELTYKNQQNDMEVLKLLESDYMTLDELYELYFEWCKNNNYRAKNRGNFEIDLFADIEGFEGRVVKKPIKKNGKSKRVQQCFGVIKGELEDFIENKVEQGHTNGNVVNLKDLMG, from the coding sequence ATGAATGGATTATATGATTTAAAAACAAATGAGCTAAAGCCTCATACACCTGCTTTTTTATCAAAAAATCAGATTCCATACAATTATAGTGAGCAGTATGATGAGCAATCTATGGAGATTTTGATGAATATTCTTCATACGATTGTAGAAGAGGATTCCATTCCTGTGTTATTAGAGTATATTGGTATGTGTATGACAGTGGGGATATTGCATCAACAATTTGTCATTTTATATGGTGAGGGTGGTAATGGGAAGAGTACATTATTAAGTCTTATCACAAATTTATTGGGCGCTGCTAATGTCAGCAATGTGAGCTTAGAGGATTTATCCAATGATAAAAGTTTTACGCTTGGCTTGCTAGAAGGAAAGCTCGCGAATATTGGTGGTGAGCTAGGCAAGAATGGTATGGTGGATATGAAAAATCTAAAGCTATTGACTGGTGAAGACAAAGTACGAATGGAAAAGAAATTTAAGGATAGTGAATTTAAAAGCAGCTATGCAAAGTTAATTTTCTCATGTAACTTCATCCCACCATTTAATGAAAGTGGTGAGGCAATTAAAAGGCGATTAAGAATTGTTAATTGCCCATATAAAGTTGCTGAAAAAGCTGTTTATAATAGTGAAGAAATAGCCATGTATGTAGCTGATGAAAAGGTTATTCAATGTTTAATACATTTGAGCGTAAAGGCTTATAGCCATGTTATCAATCATACAAAGCAATTAACCGTTACACCAACGATGGAAAGGCTCATTGAGGAGTATCTTAATTCTTTAAAAGTTGTCAAGAAATTTATGATGGAAAATGTCACGCTGCTAGATTATGAAATGCGTCATGGGAAGCATGAATTGATGATGGAATTGACTTATAAAAATCAGCAGAATGACATGGAAGTATTGAAGCTATTAGAAAGCGATTATATGACGCTGGACGAGTTGTATGAATTATATTTTGAGTGGTGTAAAAATAATAATTATCGAGCCAAAAATAGAGGGAATTTTGAAATAGATTTGTTTGCGGATATAGAAGGATTTGAAGGGCGAGTTGTGAAGAAGCCCATTAAGAAGAATGGTAAATCAAAGCGTGTGCAACAATGCTTTGGTGTGATTAAAGGCGAGTTGGAAGATTTTATAGAAAATAAAGTGGAGCAAGGTCATACGAATGGCAATGTGGTCAATTTAAAGGATTTAATGGGATAA
- a CDS encoding GmrSD restriction endonuclease domain-containing protein: MVRINSKLRQAVGFNPTKKSHGMEVHEMCRKIKENQITLPLYQRDVSWTLKKAVDLLDYQLFGKAPVAPISINEINIVDTENMVSQISFIDRELISNDKILNKHLSVVDGQQRLTTNFKCYINHPDFVNIVLDVSASKFKIIESSPTNYQIPVGILLNENAQLLENYLTERGLLAKLYPLLINVRSKMHNYNYTINVADDLTEAEQIEWFEILNNAGSRVTKIQMTFSKLKVKDFDIYTEYTLPFKETFKSFGVEELFSPFTTNVSYPIAALNPAYEVIVKKRNHNTNYAPIPSDTKEDILIKLDVSKLREIIALTLKSLTLTLEFLDNYDSLNDIDRVDYISYVIGFFTYSGVDSIEELPQSLTNELLNWVTTVNFNNQTNSSRRSIFNDLLSKTDEIYQTN, from the coding sequence TTGGTTAGAATTAATAGCAAATTACGTCAAGCTGTAGGATTTAATCCAACTAAGAAAAGCCATGGTATGGAAGTACATGAAATGTGTAGAAAAATAAAAGAGAATCAAATCACACTCCCACTTTATCAGCGTGATGTTAGCTGGACTTTAAAAAAGGCTGTGGACCTTCTTGATTATCAATTATTTGGAAAAGCTCCTGTTGCTCCAATATCAATCAATGAGATAAATATTGTAGATACAGAAAATATGGTTTCGCAAATTTCTTTTATTGATAGAGAGTTAATTTCAAATGATAAGATTTTAAACAAGCATCTTTCTGTAGTAGATGGTCAACAACGTCTTACGACAAATTTTAAGTGTTATATTAACCATCCTGATTTTGTAAATATAGTCTTAGATGTTTCAGCTTCAAAATTTAAAATAATAGAAAGTTCACCGACTAACTATCAAATTCCCGTTGGGATTTTATTAAATGAAAATGCTCAGTTATTAGAAAACTACCTTACTGAACGTGGTTTACTAGCTAAATTATATCCTCTACTAATCAATGTAAGAAGTAAAATGCATAACTATAATTATACTATTAATGTTGCTGATGATTTAACCGAAGCTGAGCAAATTGAATGGTTTGAAATCTTAAATAATGCTGGTAGTCGAGTTACAAAAATTCAAATGACATTCTCAAAACTTAAAGTTAAAGATTTTGACATTTATACAGAGTATACTTTACCATTTAAAGAAACATTTAAATCATTCGGAGTAGAGGAGCTCTTTAGTCCCTTCACAACCAATGTTTCATATCCTATAGCTGCACTAAATCCAGCATACGAAGTTATTGTAAAAAAACGTAATCATAACACAAATTATGCCCCTATCCCTTCAGATACCAAGGAAGATATACTTATTAAATTAGATGTAAGCAAGTTGCGTGAAATAATTGCTTTAACGTTAAAATCTCTTACATTGACTTTAGAATTCCTAGATAATTATGATTCTTTGAATGATATCGATAGAGTCGATTACATTTCATATGTAATTGGTTTTTTCACTTATAGTGGCGTTGATTCTATAGAAGAACTACCTCAATCTCTTACAAATGAACTATTGAATTGGGTTACCACTGTGAATTTCAATAATCAAACTAACTCATCCCGTCGAAGCATATTTAATGATTTATTAAGTAAAACGGATGAAATTTACCAAACAAACTAA
- a CDS encoding sce7726 family protein produces the protein MFFKIESLESATDDIEKTRIKVRIMQQSNLANIYSKKYIENILKKYDYYQDLRAVDENIEELFESYKIMKKSYRNEYFYKNTLFNKHVLGKYNLNTTFVMNEVTISKSKADMIIVNKNLPIVYEIKTELDNFDKLEHQIIDYYKVASLVYVITAENTYYPLYRMLKDTRVGIYVLTKRNTLSLKKKAEEEAEFLNHKILFKLLRKSEYEKIVMGYFGYLPNVNAFEYYTECLKLFTEIEILEAQKMVFNEIWRREEEIVKGTIQSIPYELRWLVYSCKFNKKIYEKILEIFN, from the coding sequence ATGTTTTTTAAAATTGAATCACTAGAGAGCGCAACAGATGATATTGAAAAGACTAGAATCAAGGTGAGAATAATGCAACAAAGTAATTTAGCAAATATATACTCTAAGAAGTATATTGAGAATATATTGAAAAAGTATGACTATTATCAAGACTTAAGGGCTGTAGATGAAAATATAGAAGAGTTATTTGAAAGTTATAAAATAATGAAGAAATCTTATAGAAATGAATATTTTTATAAAAATACATTATTCAACAAACATGTTTTAGGTAAATATAACCTAAATACCACATTTGTAATGAACGAAGTAACAATAAGTAAATCTAAAGCTGATATGATAATTGTAAATAAAAATTTACCCATAGTATATGAAATCAAGACTGAATTAGACAATTTTGATAAGTTAGAGCACCAGATTATAGATTATTATAAAGTAGCTTCTTTAGTTTATGTTATTACTGCTGAAAACACTTATTATCCACTTTATAGGATGTTAAAAGATACTAGAGTTGGTATATATGTTTTGACGAAACGTAATACATTAAGTTTGAAGAAAAAAGCAGAGGAAGAAGCCGAATTTCTAAATCATAAAATTTTATTTAAGTTGCTTAGAAAAAGTGAATATGAGAAAATAGTAATGGGTTATTTTGGGTATTTACCGAATGTAAACGCATTTGAATATTATACTGAATGCCTAAAATTATTTACGGAAATTGAAATATTAGAAGCACAAAAAATGGTTTTTAATGAGATTTGGAGGAGGGAAGAAGAAATTGTAAAAGGAACAATACAAAGTATACCTTATGAATTAAGATGGTTGGTATATAGTTGTAAATTCAATAAAAAGATTTATGAAAAAATACTTGAAATTTTTAACTAA
- a CDS encoding sce7725 family protein: MYFPYLRGRQFDLIAIRELVEKNLIDEHIVPIIEPIKLSSTLISTLRAFVETQREVLLIQNPCVGNFANELETHELYEEYVELLKNPYIVITHFFNENSVFEIPEITTNIEKKIEDLAIIHKKDNIGLLPIYKEIYSSVIPKYTIIPYEQAFRRRMRGQNLVCLKNEFKKQKRNTDYAIDVDEFFSEEHLHYNSEGLLGFSDYSVVGDDYSEGGFAPYAIALHIVYFAYDNDNSDYVLRIRHFVSDSNDDIRDPALKCSEALKKLEEWTYTIRFDNLFKTYAIEQLLEHFYRGAYPGLPTLKKLALMHHIQLVNIFLRGEVTDELL, encoded by the coding sequence ATGTATTTTCCGTATTTGAGAGGGAGGCAGTTTGATTTAATTGCAATTCGTGAGCTAGTAGAGAAAAATTTAATAGATGAGCATATAGTTCCTATAATAGAACCAATAAAACTTTCATCTACCCTTATCTCAACATTAAGAGCTTTTGTAGAAACACAAAGAGAGGTACTTTTAATTCAAAATCCTTGTGTTGGAAATTTTGCGAATGAATTAGAAACTCATGAGTTATATGAAGAATACGTAGAATTATTAAAAAATCCATATATTGTTATAACGCATTTTTTTAATGAAAATTCGGTATTTGAAATACCTGAAATAACAACTAATATTGAGAAAAAAATTGAGGATTTAGCTATCATCCATAAAAAGGATAATATTGGACTTTTGCCGATATATAAAGAAATTTATTCTAGTGTAATTCCAAAATATACCATAATTCCTTATGAACAGGCTTTTAGAAGAAGAATGAGAGGACAAAATCTAGTTTGTTTAAAAAATGAATTTAAAAAACAAAAAAGAAATACTGACTATGCTATAGATGTGGATGAGTTTTTTTCAGAAGAGCATTTACACTATAATTCAGAAGGACTTCTTGGCTTTTCCGATTATTCAGTAGTAGGTGATGATTATAGTGAAGGTGGATTCGCACCATATGCAATAGCTCTTCATATTGTTTATTTTGCGTATGATAATGACAATAGCGATTATGTGTTACGAATTAGGCATTTTGTATCTGATTCAAATGATGATATTCGTGACCCTGCCTTAAAATGCTCAGAGGCACTTAAGAAACTTGAAGAATGGACGTATACTATTAGATTTGATAATCTTTTCAAGACATATGCTATAGAACAATTATTAGAACATTTTTATAGAGGGGCATATCCAGGATTACCAACTTTGAAAAAATTAGCACTAATGCATCATATTCAATTAGTAAATATTTTTTTGAGAGGAGAGGTTACGGATGAATTGCTGTGA
- a CDS encoding RES family NAD+ phosphorylase, producing the protein MNCCEKCFKDIELIAIIQGKQRKGNCDICKSKVVYIYDMDTDEGLDVLFDDFLSIYKPKSMLPDSFPNSKLCFLKDELVHNWNMFDLDSTQVYHLLSCLMEKQFPMKIKLLDEPVGIPQLADLDFIANNSILKSYSWEEFVEYIKHENRFHSAHINYDVLDEFLKGLIVTIKKGSKLYRGRISNDKDLKIIEMGAPPQEKATAGRANSEGISHLYLTTHIDTAIREIRPGEQDRVYIGEFILDEDLVIVDLRSLESISVFQGFDKLRYALNLSNIKKISNEISKPVRRNDSKLDYLPTQYIVDYIKSKRIEKEFEHCVGIGFKSTLCHRGHNIMIFNPEILDCNDLTSRVISQVIYN; encoded by the coding sequence ATGAATTGCTGTGAAAAATGTTTTAAAGACATAGAATTGATAGCAATTATCCAAGGTAAACAAAGGAAAGGAAACTGTGATATATGTAAGTCTAAAGTAGTCTATATCTATGATATGGATACTGATGAAGGATTGGATGTATTATTTGATGATTTTTTAAGTATCTATAAACCTAAATCAATGTTACCCGATAGTTTTCCTAATTCTAAGTTGTGTTTTTTAAAGGACGAATTAGTACATAATTGGAACATGTTTGATTTAGATTCCACTCAAGTATATCATTTACTTTCATGTTTAATGGAAAAGCAATTTCCAATGAAGATAAAACTATTAGATGAACCAGTTGGTATTCCTCAATTAGCAGATTTAGATTTTATAGCCAATAATAGTATTTTAAAAAGTTATAGTTGGGAAGAGTTTGTTGAATATATAAAACATGAAAATAGATTCCACTCTGCCCATATAAATTATGATGTACTAGATGAATTTTTAAAAGGTTTAATAGTTACTATAAAAAAAGGTTCTAAATTATATCGAGGTAGGATATCTAATGACAAAGATTTAAAAATTATAGAGATGGGTGCACCACCTCAAGAGAAGGCAACAGCAGGAAGAGCCAATTCAGAAGGAATTAGTCATTTATATTTAACTACTCATATTGATACAGCTATAAGAGAAATCAGACCAGGGGAACAAGATAGGGTATATATTGGTGAATTTATATTAGACGAAGACCTTGTTATTGTAGATTTAAGAAGTTTGGAAAGCATAAGTGTATTTCAAGGGTTTGATAAGTTAAGGTATGCACTAAATTTATCAAACATAAAGAAAATAAGTAACGAAATTTCAAAACCTGTTAGAAGAAATGATAGTAAGTTAGATTATTTACCTACACAATACATAGTAGATTATATAAAAAGTAAGCGTATCGAAAAAGAGTTTGAACATTGTGTTGGAATAGGGTTTAAAAGCACACTTTGTCATAGAGGTCATAATATAATGATTTTTAATCCAGAAATATTGGATTGTAATGATTTAACTAGTCGTGTTATCTCACAAGTAATTTATAACTAA
- a CDS encoding tyrosine-type recombinase/integrase, translating into MANLNEKKGMLIDVQPIKSKQEINELIEALGMSQNGLRDQLLFKIGVSTGLRCGDLVALKVEQLKGKSSFKIREGKTKKERTVYLNNLMADIADYIETLPFDAIYLFPSRKGDSHITTTQAYRIIAKAGDMIGNHSIGTHTMRKTFGYTYYQKTKDVATLMEIFNHSSQKTTLRYIGITDEAIENSIKSISFF; encoded by the coding sequence ATGGCTAATTTGAATGAAAAGAAAGGCATGTTAATTGATGTACAACCCATAAAAAGTAAACAAGAAATTAATGAATTAATCGAAGCATTAGGAATGTCACAAAATGGATTACGTGACCAGTTATTATTTAAAATAGGCGTTTCAACAGGATTAAGATGTGGTGACTTAGTGGCTTTGAAAGTAGAACAATTGAAAGGCAAATCTTCATTCAAGATTCGTGAAGGTAAAACGAAGAAGGAGAGAACGGTTTATTTGAACAATTTAATGGCTGATATTGCAGATTATATTGAAACATTGCCGTTTGATGCAATTTATTTGTTCCCTAGTCGCAAAGGTGATAGTCACATTACAACAACACAAGCATATCGTATTATTGCTAAGGCTGGCGATATGATAGGTAACCATTCAATAGGAACACATACAATGCGTAAGACATTTGGTTACACATACTACCAAAAAACAAAGGATGTAGCGACATTGATGGAAATATTTAACCATTCATCACAAAAGACAACACTACGCTACATTGGCATTACAGATGAAGCTATTGAGAATAGCATAAAAAGTATTTCTTTTTTCTAA
- a CDS encoding DNA-processing protein DprA, whose amino-acid sequence MPNLVWHILSNVKGLGNKTLISLYRACPTLSLESIEDNFDLIKSIIKKKVILEQITNTAFLKDEQNKVSKEIELHNNQGIKMIPINDEYYPKLLLEIENPPIILYAKGNVELLKNSACIAIIGTREPTKIGLLAAKKIARIFANNKYTIVSGLAKGIDTAGHLGALEATNGKTIAVLASGLDSIYPKENTLLAEQIIASGGLLVSEYPINARPFKSAFVNRDRIQSGLSLAVCPVQTPIEGGTQHTIRFTKLQNRLLFCPYPQEPESVTATQGIYELIHYNKALVINDSDDYLKIITEIKNKASEYNVIVPNDFINYSDKKIPKELSEELDLVLKKILDHNVPQENVISYVKKIYS is encoded by the coding sequence TTGCCAAATTTAGTATGGCATATATTAAGTAATGTGAAGGGATTAGGTAATAAAACACTTATTTCTTTATATAGGGCATGCCCAACATTGTCCTTAGAGTCAATTGAAGATAATTTTGATTTAATAAAATCTATTATAAAGAAAAAAGTAATATTAGAGCAAATTACTAATACAGCTTTTCTAAAAGATGAACAAAATAAAGTTTCAAAAGAAATTGAATTACACAATAATCAAGGTATTAAGATGATTCCTATTAACGATGAATACTATCCTAAGCTTTTATTAGAAATCGAAAATCCTCCAATAATACTATATGCAAAAGGAAATGTAGAACTCTTAAAAAATTCTGCATGTATTGCGATTATAGGAACTCGAGAACCTACTAAAATTGGATTATTAGCCGCAAAAAAAATAGCACGCATTTTTGCAAACAATAAATATACAATAGTCAGTGGATTGGCAAAAGGAATAGATACTGCTGGTCATCTGGGTGCATTAGAAGCTACTAATGGAAAAACAATCGCTGTTCTTGCATCTGGTTTAGATAGTATATATCCAAAAGAAAATACTTTATTAGCAGAACAAATAATTGCTAGTGGAGGATTATTAGTTTCTGAGTACCCGATTAATGCACGACCATTCAAATCTGCATTTGTAAATAGAGATAGAATTCAAAGCGGGCTTTCTCTTGCAGTTTGTCCTGTGCAAACACCTATAGAAGGAGGTACTCAACATACCATAAGATTTACAAAGTTACAAAATCGCCTTCTTTTTTGTCCCTATCCACAAGAGCCCGAATCTGTAACAGCTACTCAAGGCATTTATGAATTAATACATTACAATAAGGCACTAGTAATTAATGATTCTGATGATTACTTAAAAATAATTACAGAAATAAAAAACAAAGCGTCAGAATATAATGTAATTGTTCCAAATGATTTCATTAATTATTCTGATAAAAAGATTCCAAAAGAACTCAGCGAAGAGCTCGACTTAGTATTAAAAAAGATTCTTGACCATAATGTACCTCAGGAAAATGTAATTTCTTATGTAAAGAAAATATACAGTTAA
- a CDS encoding ComF family protein, whose amino-acid sequence MTCTYFYDYHPYYLPNKEINPNFTKIYSGKILDLKEGNKDAINLFYSSIDPHIKQNVLIAVVPSSDSNKIDTGIKELGRLLAENGRIDATSCLVRHTSVPKAANGGPRDVHTHINSIQVQNASLIQGKEVILLDDITTSGSSLEACKQLLLNAGASKVEKIAIAKTV is encoded by the coding sequence ATGACATGTACTTATTTTTATGATTATCATCCATATTATCTACCAAACAAAGAAATAAATCCAAATTTCACCAAAATATATTCTGGGAAAATTCTAGATTTAAAAGAGGGAAATAAAGATGCCATTAATCTTTTTTATAGTTCCATTGACCCCCACATTAAACAAAATGTATTAATTGCGGTTGTTCCTTCATCTGATTCCAATAAAATTGATACTGGTATAAAGGAATTAGGGCGTTTACTTGCGGAAAATGGTAGAATTGATGCAACATCATGTCTTGTTCGCCACACGTCTGTTCCTAAAGCAGCTAATGGCGGACCCAGAGATGTACACACACACATCAACTCAATCCAAGTACAAAACGCGTCTCTAATCCAAGGAAAGGAGGTAATTTTACTTGATGATATTACCACTTCAGGAAGTTCTCTAGAGGCGTGTAAACAACTTCTTTTAAATGCTGGTGCATCAAAAGTAGAGAAAATCGCTATTGCAAAAACAGTTTAA
- a CDS encoding HAD family hydrolase, producing MTKALIFDLDNTLISTDSLKMFRNNREWNKCYSNVHQTKLIFNPNHFNEYTQIGIVTNSPRPYAIKLLNYHEIHYDCLIAYHDTSYRKPYPEPFLKCLQNLNTDSANSISIGDHFNDTIAAKSAGIFSIGVTWGDGTFSQHQSSNADLIISNPDSLNTSLINLLNKGESL from the coding sequence ATGACTAAGGCACTGATTTTTGATTTAGATAATACATTAATAAGCACTGATTCACTTAAAATGTTTAGAAATAATAGAGAATGGAATAAATGTTATTCTAACGTTCATCAAACTAAGCTAATATTCAATCCAAATCACTTTAATGAATACACACAAATAGGAATAGTTACAAATTCACCAAGACCGTATGCGATAAAATTATTAAACTATCATGAGATTCATTATGACTGTTTAATTGCATATCATGACACATCCTATAGAAAGCCCTATCCTGAGCCTTTTCTTAAATGTTTACAAAATTTAAACACAGATTCAGCAAATTCAATCAGTATTGGTGACCATTTTAATGATACTATTGCCGCTAAATCTGCTGGTATATTTTCAATCGGTGTTACTTGGGGAGATGGTACCTTTAGCCAACATCAATCATCAAATGCAGACTTGATTATTTCTAACCCAGATTCATTAAATACAAGCTTAATTAATCTTTTAAACAAAGGAGAATCCCTATAA
- a CDS encoding DUF3841 domain-containing protein: MREQGYLEGHKDFAMFPEAYEWMIEQMKKRIAHCAMENYPIWLWQRRPNRNEKALARKGERWVILKLDIPENQILWSSFDVWHAILNNSPITYAENEWDNFKKKGFPQKEVIQTWEQLFNYQWLANRPFDWAGDYQKH, from the coding sequence ATGCGTGAACAAGGCTATCTAGAAGGACATAAAGATTTTGCGATGTTTCCAGAAGCGTATGAATGGATGATAGAGCAAATGAAAAAGCGCATCGCTCATTGTGCTATGGAAAACTACCCTATATGGCTGTGGCAAAGACGACCTAATCGAAATGAAAAGGCACTTGCACGAAAGGGAGAAAGATGGGTGATTTTAAAATTAGACATCCCTGAAAATCAAATTTTATGGTCATCATTCGATGTCTGGCATGCCATCTTAAACAATAGCCCCATTACATATGCTGAAAATGAATGGGATAATTTTAAGAAAAAAGGATTTCCACAAAAAGAAGTGATTCAAACATGGGAACAACTATTCAACTATCAATGGTTGGCAAACAGACCCTTTGACTGGGCTGGAGATTATCAAAAGCATTAG
- a CDS encoding DUF2500 domain-containing protein produces the protein MYYDPNPLGNAMFTIVPLLIIGVFIFMVVKGLTQWSANNNSPRLTVPATVVTKRTQVSRNHHHANDHMHSTSSTSYYVTFQFESGDRSEFSMNGSEYGMLAEGDIGKLTFQGTRYLGFERV, from the coding sequence ATGTATTATGACCCAAACCCTTTAGGAAACGCCATGTTTACAATTGTCCCACTATTAATTATTGGCGTATTTATTTTTATGGTAGTGAAAGGACTTACTCAATGGAGTGCGAACAATAACTCTCCTCGACTTACAGTTCCTGCTACCGTTGTTACGAAAAGAACACAGGTGTCTAGGAATCATCATCATGCAAATGACCATATGCATTCAACGTCCTCGACTTCGTATTATGTAACATTTCAGTTTGAAAGTGGGGATCGTTCAGAGTTTTCAATGAATGGCTCGGAATATGGGATGCTGGCAGAGGGGGATATTGGGAAGTTAACTTTTCAGGGAACGCGCTATCTTGGGTTTGAGCGTGTATAA